A stretch of the Panthera uncia isolate 11264 chromosome E2 unlocalized genomic scaffold, Puncia_PCG_1.0 HiC_scaffold_20, whole genome shotgun sequence genome encodes the following:
- the LOC125916575 gene encoding F-box/LRR-repeat protein 2-like isoform X3, giving the protein MAESLPQEMLTYILSFLTLSDQKEASLVSRAWYCAAQNALRETNVQYNIPVSSASLPAIKSLGLRGVTCVSLTNLDDSPASHEVLECVAYHLGPHLQSLCLSGGSPSEAAFVALILGCPALRILDLSGCNSLFTSGMLLAQPETAQRVQQVLSGLCELNLAGLWDLTDLSFNRLSSCAPSLERLSLAYCHLTFELGPAWGSLGPQDSSPSQLSFHNLLRFVKERASRLHALDLSGTGLLPEALQALGQVAGLQLQELSLHGCQDLSTEAVAALCCLQSGLISLDLGGCSGLADGALVAISRGLGHLQRLSLRKLQRLTDAGCTALGGLQELQSLDLAECCLVSGWGLAQALGSGHRAPAPLASLSLAYCASLKDASVLSLISVLSPSLRVLDLSSCVALTNRTLQAICAYLTHLSVLRLAWCKELRDWGLLGLGEPNEEPTQEPQLHQELEHQASGPKEPPQPQGPSLLMLRALQELDLTACSKLTDASLAKVLRFPQLRQLSLSLLPALTDKGLVAVAKGCPSLEDLVLSHCSLLSDEGWAQAASSWPRLRHLNLSSCSQLTEQTLDTIGQACKQLRMLDVSMCPGISMAAIRHFQAQLPQVACIQSRFVGGADLTLTL; this is encoded by the exons ACCAATGTGCAGTACAACATCCCTgtgtcctctgcctccctcccggccATCAAGAGCCTGGGCCTCAGGGGCGTCACCTGCGTCAGCCTGACCAACCTGGATGACTCACCAGCTTCGCATGAGGTGCTGGAGTGTGTTGCCTACCACTTGGGCCCGCATCTGCAGAGCTTGTGCCTCAGTGGGGGCAGCCCCTCGGAGGCCGCCTTTGTGGCCCTGATCCTAGGCTGCCCAGCCCTGCGTATCCTTGACCTCAGTGGCTGCAACAGCCTCTTCACATCGGGCATGCTACTAGCTCAGCCCGAGACGGCACAGCGTGTCCAGCAGGTGTTGAGTGGCCTCTGTGAGCTCAACTTGGCTGGCCTGTGGGACCTGACCGACCTCAGCTTCAACCGGCTCAGCAGCTGTGCCCCCAGCTTGGAGCGCCTCTCCTTGGCCTACTGTCACCTCACCTTTGAATTaggcccagcctggggctccctTGGCCCCCAAGACTCCTCCCCCTCCCAACTCTCCTTCCACAACCTGCTGCGGTTCGTGAAGGAAAGGGCTAGTAGGCTGCATGCCCTGGACCTGAGTGGCACTGGCTTGCTCCCTGAGGCCCTGCAGGCCCTGGGTCAGGTGGCCGGGCTGCAGCTGCAGGAACTGAGCCTGCATGGCTGCCAGGACCTCTCCACAGAGGCTGTGGCTGCCCTTTGCTGCCTGCAATCGGGCCTGATCTCCCTGGACCTCGGCGGCTGCTCAGGACTGGCTGACGGGGCACTCGTGGCCATAAGCCGGGGCCTGGGACACTTGCAGCGCCTCAGCCTGAGGAAGTTGCAGCGGCTGACAGACGCAGGATGTACGGCCCTGGGGGGCCTGCAGGAGCTGCAGAGCTTGGACCTGGCAGAGTGCTGCCTGGTGAGTGGGTGGGGCCTGGCTCAGGCCCTGGGTTCAGGGCACAGAGCTCCAGCCCCACTGGCCTCCCTCAGCCTGGCCTACTGCGCCTCACTCAAG GATGCCTCAGTGCTCTCCCTGatctcagtgctgagcccaagcCTCAGGGTGCTAGACTTATCTTCCTGTGTGGCCCTCACCAACAGGACCCTGCAGGCCATCTGTGCCTACCTAACCCACCTCTCAGTCCTGCGCCTGGCCTGGTGCAAGGAGCTCCGAGACTGGGGACTTCTGGGGCTGGGGGAACCAAATGAAGAGCCTACACAGGAGCCCCAG CTACATCAAGAGTTGGAGCATCAGGCCTCAGGCCCCAAGGAGCCTCCCCAGCCACAGggcccttccctactcatgctgcGGGCCTTGCAGGAGTTGGACCTCACAGCCTGCAGCAAGCTAACTGATGCCAGTTTGGCCAAG GTGCTCCGGTTCCCCCAGCTGAGGCAACTGTCACTGAGCCTGTTGCCAGCACTCACAGACAAGGGTTTGGTGGCTGTGGCCAAGGGCTGCCCCAGCCTGGAGGACTTGGTGCTGAGTCACTGCAGCCTCCTCAGCGATGAGGGCTGGGCCCAGGCAGCCAGCTCCTGGCCGAGGCTGCGGCACCTCAACCTATCCAGCTGCAGTCAGCTCACAGAGCA AACTCTGGATACCATTGGGCAGGCGTGCAAGCAGCTCCGGATGTTAGATGTGTCCATGTGCCCTGGTATCAGCATGGCTGCCATCAGGCACTTCCAAGCCCAACTGCCCCAGGTGGCCTGCATCCAGTCCCGCTTCGTGGGAGGGGCTGACCTGACCTTGACGCTCTAG
- the LOC125916575 gene encoding F-box/LRR-repeat protein 2-like isoform X1 has protein sequence MAESLPQEMLTYILSFLTLSDQKEASLVSRAWYCAAQNALRETNVQYNIPVSSASLPAIKSLGLRGVTCVSLTNLDDSPASHEVLECVAYHLGPHLQSLCLSGGSPSEAAFVALILGCPALRILDLSGCNSLFTSGMLLAQPETAQRVQQVLSGLCELNLAGLWDLTDLSFNRLSSCAPSLERLSLAYCHLTFELGPAWGSLGPQDSSPSQLSFHNLLRFVKERASRLHALDLSGTGLLPEALQALGQVAGLQLQELSLHGCQDLSTEAVAALCCLQSGLISLDLGGCSGLADGALVAISRGLGHLQRLSLRKLQRLTDAGCTALGGLQELQSLDLAECCLVSGWGLAQALGSGHRAPAPLASLSLAYCASLKDASVLSLISVLSPSLRVLDLSSCVALTNRTLQAICAYLTHLSVLRLAWCKELRDWGLLGLGEPNEEPTQEPQDHLRAKLRRNLRSRSLFPQLHQELEHQASGPKEPPQPQGPSLLMLRALQELDLTACSKLTDASLAKVLRFPQLRQLSLSLLPALTDKGLVAVAKGCPSLEDLVLSHCSLLSDEGWAQAASSWPRLRHLNLSSCSQLTEQTLDTIGQACKQLRMLDVSMCPGISMAAIRHFQAQLPQVACIQSRFVGGADLTLTL, from the exons ACCAATGTGCAGTACAACATCCCTgtgtcctctgcctccctcccggccATCAAGAGCCTGGGCCTCAGGGGCGTCACCTGCGTCAGCCTGACCAACCTGGATGACTCACCAGCTTCGCATGAGGTGCTGGAGTGTGTTGCCTACCACTTGGGCCCGCATCTGCAGAGCTTGTGCCTCAGTGGGGGCAGCCCCTCGGAGGCCGCCTTTGTGGCCCTGATCCTAGGCTGCCCAGCCCTGCGTATCCTTGACCTCAGTGGCTGCAACAGCCTCTTCACATCGGGCATGCTACTAGCTCAGCCCGAGACGGCACAGCGTGTCCAGCAGGTGTTGAGTGGCCTCTGTGAGCTCAACTTGGCTGGCCTGTGGGACCTGACCGACCTCAGCTTCAACCGGCTCAGCAGCTGTGCCCCCAGCTTGGAGCGCCTCTCCTTGGCCTACTGTCACCTCACCTTTGAATTaggcccagcctggggctccctTGGCCCCCAAGACTCCTCCCCCTCCCAACTCTCCTTCCACAACCTGCTGCGGTTCGTGAAGGAAAGGGCTAGTAGGCTGCATGCCCTGGACCTGAGTGGCACTGGCTTGCTCCCTGAGGCCCTGCAGGCCCTGGGTCAGGTGGCCGGGCTGCAGCTGCAGGAACTGAGCCTGCATGGCTGCCAGGACCTCTCCACAGAGGCTGTGGCTGCCCTTTGCTGCCTGCAATCGGGCCTGATCTCCCTGGACCTCGGCGGCTGCTCAGGACTGGCTGACGGGGCACTCGTGGCCATAAGCCGGGGCCTGGGACACTTGCAGCGCCTCAGCCTGAGGAAGTTGCAGCGGCTGACAGACGCAGGATGTACGGCCCTGGGGGGCCTGCAGGAGCTGCAGAGCTTGGACCTGGCAGAGTGCTGCCTGGTGAGTGGGTGGGGCCTGGCTCAGGCCCTGGGTTCAGGGCACAGAGCTCCAGCCCCACTGGCCTCCCTCAGCCTGGCCTACTGCGCCTCACTCAAG GATGCCTCAGTGCTCTCCCTGatctcagtgctgagcccaagcCTCAGGGTGCTAGACTTATCTTCCTGTGTGGCCCTCACCAACAGGACCCTGCAGGCCATCTGTGCCTACCTAACCCACCTCTCAGTCCTGCGCCTGGCCTGGTGCAAGGAGCTCCGAGACTGGGGACTTCTGGGGCTGGGGGAACCAAATGAAGAGCCTACACAGGAGCCCCAG GACCATTTGAGGGCCAAACTCAGGAGGAACCTGAGAAGCAGGAGCCTCTTCCCACAGCTACATCAAGAGTTGGAGCATCAGGCCTCAGGCCCCAAGGAGCCTCCCCAGCCACAGggcccttccctactcatgctgcGGGCCTTGCAGGAGTTGGACCTCACAGCCTGCAGCAAGCTAACTGATGCCAGTTTGGCCAAG GTGCTCCGGTTCCCCCAGCTGAGGCAACTGTCACTGAGCCTGTTGCCAGCACTCACAGACAAGGGTTTGGTGGCTGTGGCCAAGGGCTGCCCCAGCCTGGAGGACTTGGTGCTGAGTCACTGCAGCCTCCTCAGCGATGAGGGCTGGGCCCAGGCAGCCAGCTCCTGGCCGAGGCTGCGGCACCTCAACCTATCCAGCTGCAGTCAGCTCACAGAGCA AACTCTGGATACCATTGGGCAGGCGTGCAAGCAGCTCCGGATGTTAGATGTGTCCATGTGCCCTGGTATCAGCATGGCTGCCATCAGGCACTTCCAAGCCCAACTGCCCCAGGTGGCCTGCATCCAGTCCCGCTTCGTGGGAGGGGCTGACCTGACCTTGACGCTCTAG
- the LOC125916575 gene encoding F-box/LRR-repeat protein 2-like isoform X4, giving the protein MAESLPQEMLTYILSFLTLSDQKEASLVSRAWYCAAQNALRETNVQYNIPVSSASLPAIKSLGLRGVTCVSLTNLDDSPASHEVLECVAYHLGPHLQSLCLSGGSPSEAAFVALILGCPALRILDLSGCNSLFTSGMLLAQPETAQRVQQVLSGLCELNLAGLWDLTDLSFNRLSSCAPSLERLSLAYCHLTFELGPAWGSLGPQDSSPSQLSFHNLLRFVKERASRLHALDLSGTGLLPEALQALGQVAGLQLQELSLHGCQDLSTEAVAALCCLQSGLISLDLGGCSGLADGALVAISRGLGHLQRLSLRKLQRLTDAGCTALGGLQELQSLDLAECCLVSGWGLAQALGSGHRAPAPLASLSLAYCASLKDHLRAKLRRNLRSRSLFPQLHQELEHQASGPKEPPQPQGPSLLMLRALQELDLTACSKLTDASLAKVLRFPQLRQLSLSLLPALTDKGLVAVAKGCPSLEDLVLSHCSLLSDEGWAQAASSWPRLRHLNLSSCSQLTEQTLDTIGQACKQLRMLDVSMCPGISMAAIRHFQAQLPQVACIQSRFVGGADLTLTL; this is encoded by the exons ACCAATGTGCAGTACAACATCCCTgtgtcctctgcctccctcccggccATCAAGAGCCTGGGCCTCAGGGGCGTCACCTGCGTCAGCCTGACCAACCTGGATGACTCACCAGCTTCGCATGAGGTGCTGGAGTGTGTTGCCTACCACTTGGGCCCGCATCTGCAGAGCTTGTGCCTCAGTGGGGGCAGCCCCTCGGAGGCCGCCTTTGTGGCCCTGATCCTAGGCTGCCCAGCCCTGCGTATCCTTGACCTCAGTGGCTGCAACAGCCTCTTCACATCGGGCATGCTACTAGCTCAGCCCGAGACGGCACAGCGTGTCCAGCAGGTGTTGAGTGGCCTCTGTGAGCTCAACTTGGCTGGCCTGTGGGACCTGACCGACCTCAGCTTCAACCGGCTCAGCAGCTGTGCCCCCAGCTTGGAGCGCCTCTCCTTGGCCTACTGTCACCTCACCTTTGAATTaggcccagcctggggctccctTGGCCCCCAAGACTCCTCCCCCTCCCAACTCTCCTTCCACAACCTGCTGCGGTTCGTGAAGGAAAGGGCTAGTAGGCTGCATGCCCTGGACCTGAGTGGCACTGGCTTGCTCCCTGAGGCCCTGCAGGCCCTGGGTCAGGTGGCCGGGCTGCAGCTGCAGGAACTGAGCCTGCATGGCTGCCAGGACCTCTCCACAGAGGCTGTGGCTGCCCTTTGCTGCCTGCAATCGGGCCTGATCTCCCTGGACCTCGGCGGCTGCTCAGGACTGGCTGACGGGGCACTCGTGGCCATAAGCCGGGGCCTGGGACACTTGCAGCGCCTCAGCCTGAGGAAGTTGCAGCGGCTGACAGACGCAGGATGTACGGCCCTGGGGGGCCTGCAGGAGCTGCAGAGCTTGGACCTGGCAGAGTGCTGCCTGGTGAGTGGGTGGGGCCTGGCTCAGGCCCTGGGTTCAGGGCACAGAGCTCCAGCCCCACTGGCCTCCCTCAGCCTGGCCTACTGCGCCTCACTCAAG GACCATTTGAGGGCCAAACTCAGGAGGAACCTGAGAAGCAGGAGCCTCTTCCCACAGCTACATCAAGAGTTGGAGCATCAGGCCTCAGGCCCCAAGGAGCCTCCCCAGCCACAGggcccttccctactcatgctgcGGGCCTTGCAGGAGTTGGACCTCACAGCCTGCAGCAAGCTAACTGATGCCAGTTTGGCCAAG GTGCTCCGGTTCCCCCAGCTGAGGCAACTGTCACTGAGCCTGTTGCCAGCACTCACAGACAAGGGTTTGGTGGCTGTGGCCAAGGGCTGCCCCAGCCTGGAGGACTTGGTGCTGAGTCACTGCAGCCTCCTCAGCGATGAGGGCTGGGCCCAGGCAGCCAGCTCCTGGCCGAGGCTGCGGCACCTCAACCTATCCAGCTGCAGTCAGCTCACAGAGCA AACTCTGGATACCATTGGGCAGGCGTGCAAGCAGCTCCGGATGTTAGATGTGTCCATGTGCCCTGGTATCAGCATGGCTGCCATCAGGCACTTCCAAGCCCAACTGCCCCAGGTGGCCTGCATCCAGTCCCGCTTCGTGGGAGGGGCTGACCTGACCTTGACGCTCTAG
- the LOC125916575 gene encoding F-box/LRR-repeat protein 14-like isoform X2: MLTYILSFLTLSDQKEASLVSRAWYCAAQNALRETNVQYNIPVSSASLPAIKSLGLRGVTCVSLTNLDDSPASHEVLECVAYHLGPHLQSLCLSGGSPSEAAFVALILGCPALRILDLSGCNSLFTSGMLLAQPETAQRVQQVLSGLCELNLAGLWDLTDLSFNRLSSCAPSLERLSLAYCHLTFELGPAWGSLGPQDSSPSQLSFHNLLRFVKERASRLHALDLSGTGLLPEALQALGQVAGLQLQELSLHGCQDLSTEAVAALCCLQSGLISLDLGGCSGLADGALVAISRGLGHLQRLSLRKLQRLTDAGCTALGGLQELQSLDLAECCLVSGWGLAQALGSGHRAPAPLASLSLAYCASLKDASVLSLISVLSPSLRVLDLSSCVALTNRTLQAICAYLTHLSVLRLAWCKELRDWGLLGLGEPNEEPTQEPQDHLRAKLRRNLRSRSLFPQLHQELEHQASGPKEPPQPQGPSLLMLRALQELDLTACSKLTDASLAKVLRFPQLRQLSLSLLPALTDKGLVAVAKGCPSLEDLVLSHCSLLSDEGWAQAASSWPRLRHLNLSSCSQLTEQTLDTIGQACKQLRMLDVSMCPGISMAAIRHFQAQLPQVACIQSRFVGGADLTLTL, translated from the exons ACCAATGTGCAGTACAACATCCCTgtgtcctctgcctccctcccggccATCAAGAGCCTGGGCCTCAGGGGCGTCACCTGCGTCAGCCTGACCAACCTGGATGACTCACCAGCTTCGCATGAGGTGCTGGAGTGTGTTGCCTACCACTTGGGCCCGCATCTGCAGAGCTTGTGCCTCAGTGGGGGCAGCCCCTCGGAGGCCGCCTTTGTGGCCCTGATCCTAGGCTGCCCAGCCCTGCGTATCCTTGACCTCAGTGGCTGCAACAGCCTCTTCACATCGGGCATGCTACTAGCTCAGCCCGAGACGGCACAGCGTGTCCAGCAGGTGTTGAGTGGCCTCTGTGAGCTCAACTTGGCTGGCCTGTGGGACCTGACCGACCTCAGCTTCAACCGGCTCAGCAGCTGTGCCCCCAGCTTGGAGCGCCTCTCCTTGGCCTACTGTCACCTCACCTTTGAATTaggcccagcctggggctccctTGGCCCCCAAGACTCCTCCCCCTCCCAACTCTCCTTCCACAACCTGCTGCGGTTCGTGAAGGAAAGGGCTAGTAGGCTGCATGCCCTGGACCTGAGTGGCACTGGCTTGCTCCCTGAGGCCCTGCAGGCCCTGGGTCAGGTGGCCGGGCTGCAGCTGCAGGAACTGAGCCTGCATGGCTGCCAGGACCTCTCCACAGAGGCTGTGGCTGCCCTTTGCTGCCTGCAATCGGGCCTGATCTCCCTGGACCTCGGCGGCTGCTCAGGACTGGCTGACGGGGCACTCGTGGCCATAAGCCGGGGCCTGGGACACTTGCAGCGCCTCAGCCTGAGGAAGTTGCAGCGGCTGACAGACGCAGGATGTACGGCCCTGGGGGGCCTGCAGGAGCTGCAGAGCTTGGACCTGGCAGAGTGCTGCCTGGTGAGTGGGTGGGGCCTGGCTCAGGCCCTGGGTTCAGGGCACAGAGCTCCAGCCCCACTGGCCTCCCTCAGCCTGGCCTACTGCGCCTCACTCAAG GATGCCTCAGTGCTCTCCCTGatctcagtgctgagcccaagcCTCAGGGTGCTAGACTTATCTTCCTGTGTGGCCCTCACCAACAGGACCCTGCAGGCCATCTGTGCCTACCTAACCCACCTCTCAGTCCTGCGCCTGGCCTGGTGCAAGGAGCTCCGAGACTGGGGACTTCTGGGGCTGGGGGAACCAAATGAAGAGCCTACACAGGAGCCCCAG GACCATTTGAGGGCCAAACTCAGGAGGAACCTGAGAAGCAGGAGCCTCTTCCCACAGCTACATCAAGAGTTGGAGCATCAGGCCTCAGGCCCCAAGGAGCCTCCCCAGCCACAGggcccttccctactcatgctgcGGGCCTTGCAGGAGTTGGACCTCACAGCCTGCAGCAAGCTAACTGATGCCAGTTTGGCCAAG GTGCTCCGGTTCCCCCAGCTGAGGCAACTGTCACTGAGCCTGTTGCCAGCACTCACAGACAAGGGTTTGGTGGCTGTGGCCAAGGGCTGCCCCAGCCTGGAGGACTTGGTGCTGAGTCACTGCAGCCTCCTCAGCGATGAGGGCTGGGCCCAGGCAGCCAGCTCCTGGCCGAGGCTGCGGCACCTCAACCTATCCAGCTGCAGTCAGCTCACAGAGCA AACTCTGGATACCATTGGGCAGGCGTGCAAGCAGCTCCGGATGTTAGATGTGTCCATGTGCCCTGGTATCAGCATGGCTGCCATCAGGCACTTCCAAGCCCAACTGCCCCAGGTGGCCTGCATCCAGTCCCGCTTCGTGGGAGGGGCTGACCTGACCTTGACGCTCTAG